A genomic region of Homo sapiens chromosome 4, GRCh38.p14 Primary Assembly contains the following coding sequences:
- the ATOH1 gene encoding transcription factor ATOH1, with protein MSRLLHAEEWAEVKELGDHHRQPQPHHLPQPPPPPQPPATLQAREHPVYPPELSLLDSTDPRAWLAPTLQGICTARAAQYLLHSPELGASEAAAPRDEVDGRGELVRRSSGGASSSKSPGPVKVREQLCKLKGGVVVDELGCSRQRAPSSKQVNGVQKQRRLAANARERRRMHGLNHAFDQLRNVIPSFNNDKKLSKYETLQMAQIYINALSELLQTPSGGEQPPPPPASCKSDHHHLRTAASYEGGAGNATAAGAQQASGGSQRPTPPGSCRTRFSAPASAGGYSVQLDALHFSTFEDSALTAMMAQKNLSPSLPGSILQPVQEENSKTSPRSHRSDGEFSPHSHYSDSDEAS; from the coding sequence ATGTCCCGCCTGCTGCATGCAGAAGAGTGGGCTGAAGTGAAGGAGTTGGGAGACCACCATCGCCAGCCCCAGCCGCATCATCTCCCGcaaccgccgccgccgccgcagccaCCTGCAACTTTGCAGGCGAGAGAGCATCCCGTCTACCCGCCTGAGCTGTCCCTCCTGGACAGCACCGACCCACGCGCCTGGCTGGCTCCCACTTTGCAGGGCATCTGCACGGCACGCGCCGCCCAGTATTTGCTACATTCCCCGGAGCTGGGTGCCTCAGAGGCCGCTGCGCCCCGGGACGAGGTGGACGGCCGGGGGGAGCTGGTAAGGAGGAGCAGCGGCGGTGCCAGCAGCAGCAAGAGCCCCGGGCCGGTGAAAGTGCGGGAACAGCTGTGCAAGCTGAAAGGCGGGGTGGTGGTAGACGAGCTGGGCTGCAGCCGCCAACGGGCCCCTTCCAGCAAACAGGTGAATGGGGTGCAGAAGCAGAGACGGCTAGCAGCCAACGCCAGGGAGCGGCGCAGGATGCATGGGCTGAACCACGCCTTCGACCAGCTGCGCAATGTTATCCCGTCGTTCAACAACGACAAGAAGCTGTCCAAATATGAGACCCTGCAGATGGCCCAAATCTACATCAACGCCTTGTCCGAGCTGCTACAAACGCCCAGCGGAGGGGAACAGCCACCGCCGCCTCCAGCCTCCTGCAAAAGCGACCACCACCACCTTCGCACCGCGGCCTCCTATGAAGGGGGCGCGGGCAACGCGACCGCAGCTGGGGCTCAGCAGGCTTCCGGAGGGAGCCAGCGGCCGACCCCGCCCGGGAGTTGCCGGACTCGCTTCTCAGCCCCAGCTTCTGCGGGAGGGTACTCGGTGCAGCTGGACGCTCTGCACTTCTCGACTTTCGAGGACAGCGCCCTGACAGCGATGATGGCGCAAAAGAATTTGTCTCCTTCTCTCCCCGGGAGCATCTTGCAGCCAGTGCAGGAGGAAAACAGCAAAACTTCGCCTCGGTCCCACAGAAGCGACGGGGAATTTTCCCCCCATTCCCATTACAGTGACTCGGATGAGGCAAGTTAG